The following proteins are encoded in a genomic region of Nicotiana sylvestris chromosome 4, ASM39365v2, whole genome shotgun sequence:
- the LOC138890350 gene encoding uncharacterized protein, with the protein MGRKHCARRWWCRGQYHSSTQVAAESVASAMSVPSFSLFSDSQSLFSRNPSSSHVENTTENVELEGGKGNNINVSSVDETPYLSLPDTNSEPVIGGVPVTDKVKGKVVEDSELGGSRRESVPKTETQPIDVDCSDDSQLKKKKIGIAPKKCWDFLVPMDLDYKPKVDWDTNCHVIHQLKANLSKRQLRLFKKTCFGYFLDLPPVIVQIRVMHHLLIREVHHEVKNEMRFVVNDSRLRFGLGEFALVTGLKCKGDTSIQSIAENRLISKYFGTASVTFAQLADCFKKKKWETDDDALKIAVLYFLNSFLLSQLKTKTWLYECCPSLDGHFADHLGNKLPRILNWVVMGQIPNEQVALQMCSLQREQLKNITPTDDEKQLFDVRGLNFEIELGCTDSQPDSFQVFGTQLPKTQSMHESTGGDSQPINAEVMKELQALKLFVETKFEEVLAAIGRKPMKPEGNSAHKQQDNDPDFREMHNDYDQFESGHVGNDPVVLGDSTPKAPSISGFGGFGQDGGATGVNVKSVTASDGVVNDDFGLDSNFKLSASTIDQITTITQQATYKQSSHDVKKSGPAPLPSGIPVQTQADVVIESNTAPQGTIDADNVFMCSTCRVDGVGQVDVGGSNVNLPSGGRRNVNQSGNELTTRAVNKSKPDQSVSRIGGSSKVIKGRFPFVNDISETVDFKLTTAFSNFVEANMQLGEEVYLPGDQKLEPCFDFEVEQIDDKTFFHTLNYSGRPLSSSHLIIIFYYLRKKVFTEFVKGGKHDHLIDRSDNIMEYMKRFRMHCNTPWHQVDRVIFPINLAEIWHWILGCVSFHKRYFYVYDSLRSRNHKKAIQKVAEAYAVLIPLFLVSIEFYNQRSDIVVENGLHMGKKLTDPYEIELITDLPTQQNSDCRVYVACFAEYIIEDLPIHVANFDVDGLRARFGILLWHYGRNKQLHGESSESEAPVAPKKTRGKKRKK; encoded by the exons ATGGGTCGGAAGCATTGTGCGCGTAGATGGTGGTGCCGTGGACAATATCATTCTTCAACACAAGTAGCTGCTGAATCCGTTGCCTCAGCCATGTCTGTTCctagtttttccttattttctgatTCTCAGTCTCTATTTAGTCGTAACCCTAGCAGTAGTCATGTTGAAAACACAACTGAAAATGTAGAATTAGAGGGTGGAAAAGGCAACAATATTAATGTTTCGTCAGTCGATGAAACTCCCTACCTGTCATTACCCGACACAAATTCCGAACCAGTCATAGGAGGTGTTCCTGTGACTGATAAGGTAAAAGGTAAAGTTGTTGAGGATTCTGAGTTAGGGGGAAGCCGACGTGAATCTGTGCCTAAAACAGAGACTCAACCAATAGATGTTGATTGTAGCGATGATTCTcagttaaagaagaaaaaaattggtATCGCACCCAAGAAG TGTTGGGATTTCCTTGTACCTATGGACTTAGATTATAAACCAAAGGTTGATTGGGATACCAATTGTCatgttattcatcaattgaaagcGAATTTATCAAAGAGGCAACTTCGACTATTTAAGAAAACATGTTTTGGCTATTTTTTGGATCTGCCACCAGTTATTGTGCAAATTCGGGTTATGCACCATTTGCTTATTAGAGAAGTACATCATGAGGTGAAAAATGAGATGCGGTTTGTAGTGAATGATTCTAGGTTGCGCTTTGGCTTGGGTGAATTTGCACTTGTTACTGGGTTGAAATGTAAGGGTGATACAAGTATACAGAGCATAGCAGAGAATAgattgatttcaaaatattttgggacTGCATCCGTGACATTTGCCCAACTAGCAGACTGttttaagaagaagaaatgggaaaCAGATGATGATGCGTTGAAGATAGCAGTTCTTTATTTTTTGAACAGCTTCTTACTTTCTCAACTAAAAACAAAG ACTTGGTTGTATGAATGCTGCCCAAGTTTGGATGGTCACTTTGCTGATCATCTTGGAAACAAACTTCCACGAATTTTGAATTGGGTAGTCATGGGTCAAATACCGAATGAGCAAGTTGCGTTGCAAATGTGTAGCTTGCAACGTGAGCAG CTAAAGAACATCACCCCAACTGATGATGAGAAGCAACTATTTGATGTGCGTGGTCTAAACTTTGAAATTGAACTTGGGTGCACTGACAGTCAGCCCGATAGCTTTCAGGTTTTTGGCACTCAATTACCAAAGACACAAAGTATGCATGAAAGTACTGGAGGTGATTCCCAACCTATCAATGCCGAGGTAATGAAGGAGTTACAAGCTTTGAAGCTTTTTGTAGAGACCAAGTTTGAGGAGGTGCTTGCAGCTATTGGTAGGAAGCCAATGAAACCAGAGGGAAATTCAGCG CATAAGCAACAGGATAATGATCCTGACTTTCGTGAGATGCATAATGATTATGACCAGTTTGAAAGTGGCCACGTTGGGAATGATCCTGTAGTTCTTGGAGATAGCACGCCCAAAGCGCCTTCTA TATCTGGTTTTGGTGGGTTTGGTCAAGACGGAGGTGCCACTGGTGTTAATGTGAAGAGCGTCACAGCAAGTGATGGTGTAGTTAATGATGATTTTGGCTTAGATTCTAACTTTAAACTGTCTGCATCTACAATTGATCAAATCACCACCATTACACAACAAGCAACATATAAGCAGTCATCTCATGATGTTAAAAAGTCGGGTCCTGCTCCGCTGCCATCAGGAATCCCTGTACAGACACAAGCAGATGTTGTTATTGAGTCTAATACTGCTCCACAGGGTACGAT TGATGCTGATAATGTTTTTATGTGTTCAACATGTCGGGTTGATGGTGTTGGTCAAGTGGATGTTGGTGGCAGTAATGTGAATTTGCCTTCTG GAGGGAGACGTAATGTAAATCAATCTGGAAATGAACTGACAACTCGTGCTGTAAATAAGTCTAAACCTGATCAGTCGGTATCAAGAA TTGGGGGATCCTCGAAGGTTATCAAAGGAAGATTTCCATTTGTAAATGACATTTCAGAGACTGTTGATTTTAAGCTTACGACTGCATTCTCAAACTTTGTTGAAGCAAACATGCAATTGGGAGA GGAAGTGTATTTACCTGGTGATCAAAAGCTAGAGCCTTGTTTTGACTTTGAAGTTGAACAGATTGATGATAAGACGTTTTTCCATACCTTAAACTATTCTGGCAGGCCTCTCTCTAGTtcg CACTTGATTATTATATTCTACTATCTTAGAAAGAAG GTTTTCACAGAATTTGTAAAAGGTGGGAAACATGATCATTTGATTGATAGATCAGACAATATCATGGAGTACATGAAAAGATTTAGGATGCATTGCAACACTCCATGGCACCAGGTTGATCGTGTCATTTTTCCAATTAATTTGGCAGAAATTTGGCATTGGATATTGGGGTGTGTGTCATTCCACAAGAGATATTTTTACGTATATGACTCGCTACGTAGTCGAAATCACAAAAAAGCTATTCAAAAAGTGGCAGAGGCTTATGCTGTGTTGATCCCCCTATTTCTAGTTAGTATTGAATTTTATAACCAAAGAAGTGACATTGTAGTAGAAAATGGTCTGCACATGGGAAAGAAGTTGACTGATCCTTATGAGATTGAACTGATTACAGATCTGCCAACACAGCAAAATTC AGATTGTAGAGTATATGTTGCTTGCTTTGCTGAGTATATTATTGAAGATCTTCCAATCCATGTTGCCAATTTTGATGTGGATGGTCTTCGAGCTAGGTTTGGTATACTGTTGTGGCACTATGGGAGGAACAAGCAGTTGCATGGCGAATCAAGTGAATCTGAGGCTCCAGTAGCACCTAAAAAGACTCGTGGAAAGAAACGCAAGAAGTAG